The sequence below is a genomic window from Gemmatimonadales bacterium.
TGCACCACCGCGGCCCAGTTGGCTTGGCCCGTGCGGCGGCGATACACGTGCGCCGACTGCAGCGCAGCCTCCAGTTGATAGCGCCCGATGACTCGCCCACCACTCGCGCGCAGCAGCAGCCCCTCCGCCTCCTCCAGCATGCGCCAGTCCCACAGCGCCGGATCCTGTTCGGCCAGCGGCACGAACTCGCCATCCGGACTACGGCGCGCACGGCGGCGGGCTTCCGCGTACAGCATGAGCGCCAGCAGGCCCAGGGTCTCCGACTCCTCAGGCAGCAGCTCCGCTACGAGCCGGCCCAGGAGGATTGCCTCCTCGGCGAGATCGCGGCGGGCGAGGTCGGTCCCGCCAGGGTCGGTCCACCCTTCGGCGAAGGCGGCGTAGATCGCGTCCAGCACGGTGCCGAGCCGGCCGGGAAGCTCCTCGCGCTCCGGGACGGCGAGCGGAATGCCGGCCTGGCGGATCTTGGTCTTGGCGCGTACCAGGCGCTGACCCATGGCGGCGGGTGACATGAGGAATGCCGAGGCGATCGTGGCCGCGTTGAGCCCGAGCACGAGCTGCAGGATCAAGGGCGCTCGGATCCCCGCCTCGATGGCCGGATGCGCGCAGGCGAACATCAGCGCAAGTCGGTGGTCTGGAATGACCGCCTCGGTGTCGGCCGCTTTCCCCGCCGCGTCTTGCTCCTCCCAGAGCGCCTGCACCTGCCCGGTCGCTGTCTCGGCGGTGCGCCGCCTCCGCGAGGCGTCGATCAGCTTGCGCCGCGCGGCGGTCAGCAGCCACGCTTCCGGATTCGACGGGCAGCCCTTCCGGGGCCACTGCGCCAGCGCCGACACGAAGGCATCCGACAGCGCGTCTTCGGCCGCCGCCACGTCCCCCGTGCGCGCCGCCAGAAAGGCGACCAGCTTGCCGTAGCTGCGCCGGGCCACCGTTTCGGCCACGCGGCGGGCGTCGTCGGGGCCGGTCATGCGCTCAGGGGCGGGCGCGTATCAAGCCGGCTGGTAGACCAGCAGGACGTTCCCGTTGCCGAAGGCCCGCGTCGCCGTCCGCTTCAGGGCCAGTCTCTTCTTGAGGCCATCGAACATGGTCCTCCCCTTCCCGAGAACGATGGGATTCACCACCATCTGATACTCGTCCACCAGGCCTGCATCCGCGAATTGCGAAATGATGCTCCCGCTACCGAAGATCACCAGGTCCTGCCCGGACTCCTGCTTCATCTTTCGTGTCTCCGCCATCGGGTCGCCCTTGATCAGCTTGGTATTGGTCCACGAGGCGCTGTCGAGCGTCCTGGAGAACACGACCTTCGGCAGATGATTCATCCGCTCGGCCACGACGGGGGCCTGCTGGGCGGCGAGCGGGGTCGGCCAGTAGCTCGCCATCTGTTGATAGGTGATCCTGCCGAACAGGAGCACGCCCCCGGAGGTGGCATTGCCTTCGACGAACGCGTTCCACTCCTCGTCCGACTTGTGGGCCCAGCTCATGTCGCCCTTCGCATCAGTGAAGTAGCCGTCCAGGCTCACCTGGTTGAACACGATCAGCTTGCGCATCTCTCTCGCCCTCACGCCGGGTTGAGGATATCGGAGTTGTCCCTGGTCAGCAGAGTGCCCTCCCTGAGTGGCCGCACTTCGACGACGCCGTGCAGCGCGGTCGGGGAGCGGGCGGCCCAGGCGATCGCGGCGTCGAGATCGTCCACCTCGATGATATGGAAGCCGCCGAGCTGCTCCTTGGAGTCGGCATAGGGGCCATCCAGCACCTGGGCCTTGCCATCGGCGACCCGCACCGTCGTCGCCGCCGCGGTGGGCTGCAGGCCATTGCTGCCTTTCAGGACGCCCGCCTTGGTCATGGCCTCCATGTAGGCCTTGTAGGCTCCCAACCAGCGCTCTTGCTCGGCCCTCGGCAGCTGGGGCCAACCGGCCTCGCTTACGTAGTCCAGCAGAACGTATTTCACGTGGGCTCTCCGTCAGGGGTTCGGGGGCTGGCACCGTGCACTGCCCGCACAATGACGCTCGAAGTCGGGCCATTTCGACAGCCCGCCGGCGGGGGGCTGGGGAGGCTCGCTCCGGTCACAACAGGCCGCCCCGGGGGCACGTCGCACGAGGAGATCACACGGCCTGACTCCCTGCGCGAGCCTCCCCAGCCCCCCAGGCACGCGCAGTGCGCATGAGCGCGGCAGTGCCGCGCTGGTACAGTGGTGGGCACAACGGCGTTGCGCGATGGTCGGGTCGCACGTGCCCGCGGGCGCCGATGCTCGGGCGCAGGCGGCGGGCGGGGATCGCGGAGGGAGTCAGGCCGTGTGATCCCGGTCTAGCTCCGTGCCCCCCGGGGCGGCCTGTGGTGACCGGAGCGAGCCCCGCCCGTCGCCGGAGCCGGCGCCCCGATCCCGGCCCCAGCGCCAGTGCCCGATCTAGCCATGCCGCGATTCGCGCCCTAAACTATCGCAAGCGGCCGGAGTACGGACCGCGGATACCGAGACCCCTCTTCGTGGAGAGGCTAGCCGGCAGCCTTCGAGGCTGCCTGGGAGCCCCACGATGAAGCTGCACACTGCCAGCAGGACCCTCCCGACCGTCGAGCCCGTCGTTCCCGTCGCCGGCACACCACCACTGCAGGACCCCGCCTGGCTCTACGAGCCGAAGTTCGACGGCTTCCGCGGGGTGCTGTACCAGAGCCAGACCAGCTTCATCCGCTCCAAGCGAGGGAACATCCTCCGCCGGTTCTCCGAGCTCTGCGAGCGGGTGCGGGGCGAGCTCAAGGTCAGGGATGTCATTCTGGACGGAGAGGTCGTCGCGATCAACGAGGAAGGGCACCAGGACGTGCAGGCGCTGATGGCGGGCCGGGGCTGGCTGCACTACACGGTGTTCGACGTGCTCTGGATCAACGGGCGCGACTTGAGCCGGCAGTCGCTCACCATCCGGAAGCGGCGGCTGGCGGAGCTCATTCCCGAAAGCACCCAGACCATGTCCCGCGTGCTGACCGTGGATGGCGACGGCAGAGGCCTCTTCGAGGCGGTCGAGCGGCTGGATCTCGAGGGCATCGTCGCCAAGAGGAAGGCCGACTTCTACGGCCCGCGGACCGTGTGGTACACGCTCAAGAACCCCGGCTATACCCGCGCGGAGGGACGCTGGGAGCTGTTCGAGCGGAAGGGAAGCGCGCCGGACTCAGCTGCCTCCGGCGAGCAACTTCCGAAAGCGGGGATTGCCTCGAAGCGGTTCCCACACCGGATCGGCCCGTAGCCAGGGACGGCTCACCGCGGATGGAACCGACAGCAGATGCTCGAGGCGGTCGACCGCGGCGTCCTGTCGGCCGCTGATGGCATCGATCAACGCGAGTGTGGCGGCGATGTTGGTGCCGCCGTAGGCTTCCCGGGTCTCGGGCAGTTGCCTCACCGCCGCTTCGCCTTCACGCACCGCGTCGTCCCGCCGCCCCAAATAGGCGTAGACCAGACCGAGGCGGGCGCGGATCGACGCCTCCTCGGGCCTGGTCCGGACTTGGGCCTCGAGCACGGCCCGGGCTGAATCCCGGTAGCTGCGCTCCAGCTCCGGCTTCCGGGCATAGCGGTAGAGCGCCGCCTTCAGGTCGTAGTAGCCCAGTGAATCCGCGAACGCCGGCAGCGCGAGGCCCTCCAACGCCTTGCGATATGCGGTGTCTGCGCTCAGGAGGAAGGTCGGCGTGGTGGCGTAATTGCTGACCGATCCGGTCGAGGCCATTGCGGCGGCGAGCGTTGGAAACCCGACCTTTTCGGACGCGGCTCGGATGACTTCCCTCACCTGGTCGAGGGTTGCACCCGAGCCGAGCCGGGCGGTGGCCTTCAGCACGTACGGGTTCGACCAGTCGGGCGTGAGGGCGAGGGCCTCGTCCGCCATGTGCTCGGCCCGGGCGTAGTCGCGGGTCAGCTCATAGGTCTCGCCCAGGTTGAAGCGGATCATGCTGGAGCGGGGATCGAGCTCGGCCGCACGGGTGAGGCTCGCCAGCGCCTCGTCCCACTTTCCCTGCCGCCGCCTCACGACGGCGACCGCGAAGATGATGTCCGCGTTGTTCGGCCGGCGTTGGAGCGCGCTGGCGAACTCCTGCAGCGCGTGGTCGTAATCCAGTTTGCCCCAGTAGTAGTAATAGCCCAGCGCCAGGTGCGACTCCGGGAGATCGGGCTGCAAGCGCACCGCCTGGTCCGCAGCAGCCTTCGCCTTCTCC
It includes:
- a CDS encoding dihydrofolate reductase family protein, with the protein product MRKLIVFNQVSLDGYFTDAKGDMSWAHKSDEEWNAFVEGNATSGGVLLFGRITYQQMASYWPTPLAAQQAPVVAERMNHLPKVVFSRTLDSASWTNTKLIKGDPMAETRKMKQESGQDLVIFGSGSIISQFADAGLVDEYQMVVNPIVLGKGRTMFDGLKKRLALKRTATRAFGNGNVLLVYQPA
- a CDS encoding DUF6596 domain-containing protein, which translates into the protein MTGPDDARRVAETVARRSYGKLVAFLAARTGDVAAAEDALSDAFVSALAQWPRKGCPSNPEAWLLTAARRKLIDASRRRRTAETATGQVQALWEEQDAAGKAADTEAVIPDHRLALMFACAHPAIEAGIRAPLILQLVLGLNAATIASAFLMSPAAMGQRLVRAKTKIRQAGIPLAVPEREELPGRLGTVLDAIYAAFAEGWTDPGGTDLARRDLAEEAILLGRLVAELLPEESETLGLLALMLYAEARRRARRSPDGEFVPLAEQDPALWDWRMLEEAEGLLLRASGGRVIGRYQLEAALQSAHVYRRRTGQANWAAVVQLYDVLLALSDSPVVAINRALAIAELRGADTGLAAMPEPAADGRLTQYQPYWAARAELLARTGAPEEARQAYDVAIGLERDPAVRRFLQQRRSALSP
- a CDS encoding YciI family protein; protein product: MKYVLLDYVSEAGWPQLPRAEQERWLGAYKAYMEAMTKAGVLKGSNGLQPTAAATTVRVADGKAQVLDGPYADSKEQLGGFHIIEVDDLDAAIAWAARSPTALHGVVEVRPLREGTLLTRDNSDILNPA